The Triticum dicoccoides isolate Atlit2015 ecotype Zavitan chromosome 6A, WEW_v2.0, whole genome shotgun sequence genome has a window encoding:
- the LOC119316905 gene encoding protein GIGAS CELL1-like, with amino-acid sequence MAEVRIASRTAVADRSGGGFFVRRVASPGAVVDKGAVKPLTRRVPSPSSNKENVPPACSAWTAPKRRSSLPEWCPRTPLRDITSVIKAVERKSRLRDAAARQQLQWDEEDSSEPEDPAQTDEGIHGSTAPTNETLGVGSAKVVETTAASATCLGEGESTTMVKASDDCSLQSPSRPSGENDVEKQLANSIQEIEKMVSRNLKRADPKAARPSKTPAVQRRTLMSMR; translated from the exons ATGGCTGAAGTGAGGATTGCCAGCAGGACGGCTGTAGCCGATCGCTCTGGCGGTGGATTCTTCGTCAGGAGGGTGGCGTCTCCCGGAGCCGTGGTGGACAAGGGCGCCGTCAAGCCACTTACTCGTCGAGTCCCGTCACCGTCCAGCAACAAGGAGAACGTGCCACCAGCGTGCTCTGCGtggactgcacccaagaggaggaGCTCCCTGCCTGAGTGGTGCCCAAGGACCCCACTCCGTGATATCACATCAGTCATCAAG GCTGTTGAGAGGAAAAGTCGGCTGCGAGATGCTGCGGCTCGGCAGCAGCTCCAGTGGGATGAAGAAGACTCCTCGGAGCCTGAGGATCCAGCACAAACAGATGAGGGTATTCATGGAAGCACAGCACCAACAAATGAAACCCTGGGTGTTGGCTCGGCTAAAGTTGTTGAAACCACCGCAGCATCAGCAACCTGCTTGGGCGAGGGCGAGAGCACCACGATGGTGAAGGCATCTGATGACTGCTCCTTGCAGTCTCCATCCAGACCAAGTGGAGAAAACGACGTGGAGAAGCAACTAGCCAACTCCATACAAGAGATTGAGAAGATGGTGAGCCGGAACCTGAAGCGAGCTGATCCCAAGGCTGCTCGGCCTTCCAAGACCCCGGCTGTCCAGAGGCGCACCCTGATGTCTATGCGCTGA